TGGGCATAACAGTAATGGCAAGTTCTGTTGCTCTAATTACCCTAAACTCACTAAACAATGGAGCTAACTCTTTTCGCATTGGCCATTGTTTTGCGTACTGTCTACCAATTTGAACTTGTGACATCACACTTTTTTGCATCATGACTCCTCACAATTACTAAATTCAATATATAAACTAGCTCGTATTTTACAAAGTGTAACACAAATACGGCGGGTTTCACTTAATCAATAAAAGTGCTTAATTATGCTGTTAAATTGTGCAAAATACTAAACTAAATACATCAAATAGTTTAAAATATAAAACTTATTCATGGGTCTAACGACCTTGTTTATAATATCTTTAGCATTTTAATTAAGACCTGAGTGTAACAGTAAATAATTAATGTTCACTTACTAAACTTTATTTATGGAAATTATATCTATGCCAACACCCGCTCCTAAGTCACAACATGTTTTAGTATTAAACTGTGGTAGCTCAAGTTTAAAGTTTGCCATTATTGATGCAAACACCGGCCATGAAATTATATCGGGCTTAGCAGAGCGACTAGGTGCAGCAACTCCGTCGGTAAAGTATAAATACAAAGGTGATAAAACACTTATTGATTTAGCACCAGAGCAAGCTCACGCTGAGGCTATTAATACGCTAGTAACGTTAATAAAAGATCACAAACTAGATGAACAGCTAATTGCTGTTGGTCATCGTGTTGTTCACGGTGGCGAGCACTTTACCAAATCAGTATTAATTAATGATAAAGTTATTGAAAGCATAACCCAGGCTGCAACACTTGCACCGCTTCATGGTCATGCCAACTTGCTGGGTATATCTTCCGCGCAAGACTCGTTTAAAGGCTTACCTCAAATTGCCGTATTCGATACGGCTTTTCACCAAACTATGGATAAGGTCGCATACCTTTATGCGCTGCCTTACAATTTATATACCGAGTTTGGTGTTAGACGTTATGGCTTTCATGGTACGAGCCATTTTTATGTTGCCGGGCAAACAGCAAAACTACTTAACCAACCTATTGAAAAAAGTAATTTTATTAGTGCTCATTTGGGGAATGGCTGCTCTGTATGTGCGATTAAAAATGGTAAGAGTGTCGATACAAGTATGGGCCTTACGCCACTTGAAGGGTTAGTAATGGGTACTCGCAGTGGCGATATTGATCCAGGTTTATTTAACTTTTTAACGACACAACTTGATTATAGTGCGCAACAAATAGATGACTTACTCAATCAAAAAAGTGGCTTGTTAGGCATTAGTGAACTTTCTAACGATTGCCGTACCATTGAAGAAGCTGCTTTGGCGGGAAATCAACAAGCAGCATTAGCACTCGAAATGTTTTGCTATCGTTTATCTAAGCAAATTGCGTCGTACATGGTGCCTTTGCAGCGTCTTGATGCGCTTATTTTCACCGGCGGTATTGGAGAAAACTCAGATATCATCCGTAAAAAAGTGATCACTCAACTTGGATTTTTAGGTATGGAATGTGACACGCAAGCAAATTTAGATGCTCGTTTTGGTCAACAAGGTGTAATTAGCACTGAGCAATCTCGTATCAAAACTGTCGTCATGCCAACGAATGAAGAATGGGTTATCGCCCTCGACTCTGCAAATATTGTTAAGGAGCTATAATATGGCACACCGTATTATGTTGATACCGATTTCTACGGGAGTTGGTTTAACATCTGTTTCCGTCGGGCTTGTGCGTGCGCTTGAGCAAAAGGCGGTAAAAGTTAATTTCTTTAAACCTATTGCTCAACCGCGCTCTGGCGAAACCGGTCCAGAAAAATCGACACAAATAATAAAGCAAGGCTCCCCTATTGACCCACCAACACCGTTTGCATTGGATTACGCAGAGCAAATGATTGGTGATGCAAAGGGCGACGACTTATTAGAAGAAATTGTTGAGCGCTTTGAAAGTAAAATTAACGACGATGAAGTTGCCATTATTGAAGGCATGGTTCCGACTCGTAAACAACCTTATGCAGGGCGCGTTAACCGTGAAATAGCGCAAACACTCGGTGCCGATATTGTATTTGTATTAACGCCTGGTAACGATAATATTACCCAGCTTGAAGATCGTCTTGAGATTGCAGCTGGTAATTACGGTGGTATTGACCACCCGCGTGTATTAGGCTGTATTTTTAATAAAGTTAATGCCCCTCTTGATGAAGAAGGCAGAGCACGCGCCGATTTAGTCGACTCTTACAAACCTGATGAAGTAGATAATGAACTAAACCGCTTAGCATCACTGCCAATTTTTAGAAAAAATCCATTTATGTTGCTTGGTGCAATACCATGGGACTTTGATTTAGTCGCACCACGAGTGAAAGACCTAAGTGCGTATTTAAAAGCCACAATTATTAACGAAGGTGACATGCTGCATCGACGCCTGCGTCGTATCACATTTTGTGCACGTACAGTGTCTAATATTTTAAACCACTTTACACCAGGTGCATTATTAGTTACTCCTGGTGATCGTTCTGATATTTTAGTAGCTGCGTGTTTATCAGCAATGAATGGTACTAAAATTGGGGCAATACTACTCACCGGTGGTTTTATGCCAGAACAACGTATTATGGCGCTGTGCGAACAAGCAATGCAAACGGGCCTCCCAATTTTAGCAACAGAGGCCGATACATGGCGAACATCGTTGTTACTTCATAACTTTAATATGGAAGTGCCAAGCGATGATGACCAACGTATAGAAAAAGTGAAAAGCCACAATGCTGAATATATTGACTCAGATTGGCTAAACTCACTGGCAAAAAATGTGGGGAAAACACGTAAACTCTCGCCACCAGCTTTCAGATACTTACTTACAGATAAAGCTCGTAAAGCAGGCAAAACGGTTGTTTTACCTGAAGGCAACGAACCTAGAACTATTAAAGCGGCTGCTATTTGTGGGCAACGCGGTATAGCAAAAACCATTTTATTAGGTGATCGCGAAGAAATAATGCGTATTGCTGAGCAACAAGGTATAGAGCTCAACGAAAATGTAAGTATTGTAGAACCAAGCAGCATCATTAATGATTATGTCGAGCCTATGGTCGAAATCCGAAAAAGCAAAGGTCTCACTGCTGTTGTAGCTCAAGAACAATTACTCGATAACGTAGTACTTGGTACTATGATGCTTGAACAAGGCAAAGTTGACGGACTTGTTTCAGGAGCAGTTAACACAACCGCTAATACAATTAGACCGCCATTACAGCTCATCAAAACGGCCCCGGGCTCATCGCTTGTATCGTCGGTATTTTTTATGTTGCTGCCTGATCAGGTACTCGTTTACGGAGACTGTGCAATTAACCCAGATCCAAATGCTGAGCAACTTGCTGACATTGCGATTCAGTCAGCTGACTCAGCTGCAGCTTTTGGTATAGAGCCGCGTGTTGCCATGATCAGCTACAGTACAGGTACATCTGGTACAGGAGCCGACGTTGAAAAAGTGCGAGAGGCAACCAAAATAGCTCAACAAAAACGTCCCGATTTGATTATTGATGGTCCCCTTCAGTACGATGCAGCAATTATGGAAAACGTCGCGCTTAAAAAAGCACCAAATAGCCCCGTAGCGGGTAAAGCAACGGTGTTTATTTTCCCTGATTTAAATACCGGTAATACAACCTATAAAGCCGTGCAAAGAAGCGCAGACCTCATCAGTATTGGTCCAATGCTTCAAGGTATGCGTAAACCAGTCAACGATTTAAGCCGTGGTGCATTAGTTGATGACATTGTATACACAATCGCACTTACCGCTATTCAAGCAGCGCAAGTCGAAGCACTTAATTAAAGGCTTTAATTAACATGTGCTTTTTATAGCCTAGCTAATTTCTAATTATAAATTAGTTAGTTAGGCTATTTATACCTCTCAACCCCCATAGTTATCCACAGAAATTGTGGGTAAGTATAAGTAGCTCATATTTTGCAGCTTAGTTACGGTGAGTTACCGCTTTAATTTAT
This DNA window, taken from Pseudoalteromonas marina, encodes the following:
- a CDS encoding acetate kinase, which produces MPTPAPKSQHVLVLNCGSSSLKFAIIDANTGHEIISGLAERLGAATPSVKYKYKGDKTLIDLAPEQAHAEAINTLVTLIKDHKLDEQLIAVGHRVVHGGEHFTKSVLINDKVIESITQAATLAPLHGHANLLGISSAQDSFKGLPQIAVFDTAFHQTMDKVAYLYALPYNLYTEFGVRRYGFHGTSHFYVAGQTAKLLNQPIEKSNFISAHLGNGCSVCAIKNGKSVDTSMGLTPLEGLVMGTRSGDIDPGLFNFLTTQLDYSAQQIDDLLNQKSGLLGISELSNDCRTIEEAALAGNQQAALALEMFCYRLSKQIASYMVPLQRLDALIFTGGIGENSDIIRKKVITQLGFLGMECDTQANLDARFGQQGVISTEQSRIKTVVMPTNEEWVIALDSANIVKEL
- the pta gene encoding phosphate acetyltransferase, with the translated sequence MAHRIMLIPISTGVGLTSVSVGLVRALEQKAVKVNFFKPIAQPRSGETGPEKSTQIIKQGSPIDPPTPFALDYAEQMIGDAKGDDLLEEIVERFESKINDDEVAIIEGMVPTRKQPYAGRVNREIAQTLGADIVFVLTPGNDNITQLEDRLEIAAGNYGGIDHPRVLGCIFNKVNAPLDEEGRARADLVDSYKPDEVDNELNRLASLPIFRKNPFMLLGAIPWDFDLVAPRVKDLSAYLKATIINEGDMLHRRLRRITFCARTVSNILNHFTPGALLVTPGDRSDILVAACLSAMNGTKIGAILLTGGFMPEQRIMALCEQAMQTGLPILATEADTWRTSLLLHNFNMEVPSDDDQRIEKVKSHNAEYIDSDWLNSLAKNVGKTRKLSPPAFRYLLTDKARKAGKTVVLPEGNEPRTIKAAAICGQRGIAKTILLGDREEIMRIAEQQGIELNENVSIVEPSSIINDYVEPMVEIRKSKGLTAVVAQEQLLDNVVLGTMMLEQGKVDGLVSGAVNTTANTIRPPLQLIKTAPGSSLVSSVFFMLLPDQVLVYGDCAINPDPNAEQLADIAIQSADSAAAFGIEPRVAMISYSTGTSGTGADVEKVREATKIAQQKRPDLIIDGPLQYDAAIMENVALKKAPNSPVAGKATVFIFPDLNTGNTTYKAVQRSADLISIGPMLQGMRKPVNDLSRGALVDDIVYTIALTAIQAAQVEALN